From Styela clava chromosome 6, kaStyClav1.hap1.2, whole genome shotgun sequence, one genomic window encodes:
- the LOC120331646 gene encoding uncharacterized protein LOC120331646 isoform X2, with amino-acid sequence MCCKKRVKRRVPLVEVWKRRLVLSSICFVILTLGGLVMMAVELTKLQRNIYGMVTIVGFSITVGGLLPLYLILAYTVCGHDQYPTGPVLIWANALYMLIGIALVCVAQIVPADSMFNMIPFNSAMERNNFSGLYPLEEDEIFSDLLAKYGEDITIQKNQVVWDRGLIDVIQFRVSILGGGIFGTGLFGSALTITIIYKVHSLIEKMKRAEHTRRKNIRTLAKAFKPRNQGQPLRRLRDSVYDYAGWGNRTSDIFHDHDAEGRVSSTSSTKLTSTSMISIAEEGANQRNSRRVSGIYRNYEYVPEYPEEEALNGDAVDRRFSGKSYEGMGISSIEMKQLNTQVKNNVKTV; translated from the exons ATGTGCTGCAAAAAACGTGTAAAACGAAGAGTTCCTCTTGTAGAGGTTTGGAAAAGGCGACTTGTTTTATCAAGTAtttgttttgtcattttgaCGCTTGGAGGACTCGTCATGATGGCTGTGGAACTAACTAAACTGCAAAGAAATATATACGGCATGGTGACAATTGTTG GATTCTCAATAACTGTTGGTGGTTTATTACCGCTGTATTTGATTCTTGCATACACTGTATGCGGCCATGATCAATATCCAACAGGACCAGTGCTGATATGGGCAAATGCACTATACATGTTGATTG GAATAGCGCTTGTTTGTGTGGCGCAAATTGTACCAGCCGATTCGATGTTTAACATGATCCCGTTTAATAGTGCGATGGAACGAAATAATTTCAGCGGTCTTTATCCTTTGGAAGAAGACGAGATATTTTCCGATTTACTCGCAAAATATG GTGAAGATATAACTATACAGAAGAATCAAGTAGTTTGGGATCGTGGATTGATTGACGTCATTCAATTTCGTGTATCCATTCTTGGTGGTGGGATTTTCGGCACCGGATTATTTGGAAGTGCTttaacaataaccataatttaCAA GGTTCATAgtttaattgaaaaaatgaagagAGCGGAACACACCCGAAGGAAAAATATAAGAACATTAGCAAAAGCTTTCAAACCAAGAAACCAGGGCCAACCGTTGCGGAGACT GAGAGATTCGGTTTATGACTACGCAGGATGGGGAAACAGAACAAGCGATATATTTCATGACCATGACGCTGAAG GTCGTGTTTCATCAACGTCGTCTACCAAATTAACTTCAACAAGTATGATAAGTATAGCAGAAGAAGGAGCAAATCAAAGAAATTCAAGACGAGTTAGTGGTATTtatagaaactatgaatatgtTCCCGAATATCCAGAAGAAGAAGCGTTAAACGGAGATGCAGTGGACAGACGATTCAGTGGGAAAAGTTATGAAGGGATGGG AATATCATCGATTGAAATGAAGCAGCTCAACACGCAAGTAAAAAATAACGTTAAGACTGTGTAG
- the LOC120331646 gene encoding uncharacterized protein LOC120331646 isoform X1, whose protein sequence is MCCKKRVKRRVPLVEVWKRRLVLSSICFVILTLGGLVMMAVELTKLQRNIYGMVTIVGFSITVGGLLPLYLILAYTVCGHDQYPTGPVLIWANALYMLIGIALVCVAQIVPADSMFNMIPFNSAMERNNFSGLYPLEEDEIFSDLLAKYGEDITIQKNQVVWDRGLIDVIQFRVSILGGGIFGTGLFGSALTITIIYKVHSLIEKMKRAEHTRRKNIRTLAKAFKPRNQGQPLRRLRRDSVYDYAGWGNRTSDIFHDHDAEGRVSSTSSTKLTSTSMISIAEEGANQRNSRRVSGIYRNYEYVPEYPEEEALNGDAVDRRFSGKSYEGMGISSIEMKQLNTQVKNNVKTV, encoded by the exons ATGTGCTGCAAAAAACGTGTAAAACGAAGAGTTCCTCTTGTAGAGGTTTGGAAAAGGCGACTTGTTTTATCAAGTAtttgttttgtcattttgaCGCTTGGAGGACTCGTCATGATGGCTGTGGAACTAACTAAACTGCAAAGAAATATATACGGCATGGTGACAATTGTTG GATTCTCAATAACTGTTGGTGGTTTATTACCGCTGTATTTGATTCTTGCATACACTGTATGCGGCCATGATCAATATCCAACAGGACCAGTGCTGATATGGGCAAATGCACTATACATGTTGATTG GAATAGCGCTTGTTTGTGTGGCGCAAATTGTACCAGCCGATTCGATGTTTAACATGATCCCGTTTAATAGTGCGATGGAACGAAATAATTTCAGCGGTCTTTATCCTTTGGAAGAAGACGAGATATTTTCCGATTTACTCGCAAAATATG GTGAAGATATAACTATACAGAAGAATCAAGTAGTTTGGGATCGTGGATTGATTGACGTCATTCAATTTCGTGTATCCATTCTTGGTGGTGGGATTTTCGGCACCGGATTATTTGGAAGTGCTttaacaataaccataatttaCAA GGTTCATAgtttaattgaaaaaatgaagagAGCGGAACACACCCGAAGGAAAAATATAAGAACATTAGCAAAAGCTTTCAAACCAAGAAACCAGGGCCAACCGTTGCGGAGACT CAGGAGAGATTCGGTTTATGACTACGCAGGATGGGGAAACAGAACAAGCGATATATTTCATGACCATGACGCTGAAG GTCGTGTTTCATCAACGTCGTCTACCAAATTAACTTCAACAAGTATGATAAGTATAGCAGAAGAAGGAGCAAATCAAAGAAATTCAAGACGAGTTAGTGGTATTtatagaaactatgaatatgtTCCCGAATATCCAGAAGAAGAAGCGTTAAACGGAGATGCAGTGGACAGACGATTCAGTGGGAAAAGTTATGAAGGGATGGG AATATCATCGATTGAAATGAAGCAGCTCAACACGCAAGTAAAAAATAACGTTAAGACTGTGTAG
- the LOC120330956 gene encoding protein FAM161B-like, with product MADHQTFKLTSGMIRPPLKPGTNTIATLHDEDREQHMSTMQERFNEDSLAVYQPEPEGFRPWTDVERNPGIEEPFHVDRDKLTKTFYDKLQDLKNEHQKTLKMLDLLYSEADSRCHQAKNYLSNQKKDAKYKVRQNGFTAERNQREGVFLTEEDSVDSYEGNMRNQDEVEQRDSESEIEDENRSAIEYQHSGRIPNGYSNGLRHDRVKEMWDDFKLKDYLPPASIEKIEKAKEKRSRPKSAPIKKDWSPIITIPKPFKMTIREENKKEKTHTRSSEEVARAEQERLEQEELEMRLRVRAKDPPAHTFLPLYEEIMERQEQRSRMNRENAVKATQAMIKPFSFMEREKMKEMEKQKTKRMEQKKEKNKLKTMVQFVARPVPASVHDPSVAEKMKEEQLYRKIKVKLRSEDLMQSSSLPPRMHSHELMYAQRRKQRHKDIKKATKLSFRPETHDMPDFEALHRRYQMEQTARKMELETTMTDPFQLRTEALRKKKVAMLEANRKLTEDEENYRNSMKSLKTKKYSYPSDSIPARMTESARLRIEETKKAIAKAEEELLELKLKERARKERRKIMAQEVATRAMTSDKDLTESTEYRKEKLKQYKLQQKARNAEYQKELKDINERVKQRPLLFEQQAQNSARLKAEKRYKEILRNSGLNDDMFDENTGRRKMNGNTDRSIGDEDDYSDDDFETSIVRSGPPTSSQHDSKNYDKDSGSEIAESIESIEDHSRSETFGKKHLDFDI from the exons ATGGCAGATCATCAAACTTTCAAGTTAACATCAGGGATGATACGGCCTCCTCTAAAACCTGGGACAAATACAATAGCAACTCTTCATGATGAAGACAGAGAACAGCATATGTCCACAATGCAG GAACGTTTCAATGAAGATTCACTTGCCGTCTACCAGCCAGAACCTGAAGGTTTTCGACCATGGACAGATGTCGAGAGAAATCCTGGAATTGAAGAACCGTTTCATGTTGACAGAGATAAGCtaacaaaaacattttatgaCAAACTACAAGATTTGAAAAACGAGCAtcagaaaacattaaaaatgctTGATTTGCTCTACTCAGAAGCGGATTCTCGTTGCCATCAAGCCAAAAACTATCTCTCGAATCAGAAAAAAGACGCAAAATACAAGGTTAGGCAAAATGGATTTACCGCTGAAAGAAATCAACGAGAAGGAGTATTCTTAACAGAAGAAGATTCAGTTGATTCTTACGAGGGAAATATGCGAAATCAAGATGAAGTAGAGCAGCGCGATTCAGAATCAGAAATTGAGGACGAAAATCGGTCGGCTATTGAATACCAGCACAGTGGGAGAATACCTAATGGATATAGTAATGGATTACGTCATGATAGAGTCAAAGAAATGTGGgatgattttaaattgaaagattatTTGCCGCCTGCTTCAATTGAAAAGATTGAAAAAGCGAAAGAAAAACGATCTCGTCCAAAATCTGCACCTATAAAAAAAGATTGGTCTCCAATAATAACAATACCTAAACcattcaaaatgacaataagggaagaaaataaaaaagaaaaaactcaCACAAG GTCTTCCGAAGAGGTGGCAAGGGCAGAACAAGAAAGATTAGAACAAGAGGAACTTGAAATGAGATTGCGAGTGAGAGCAAAAGATCCTCCTGCTCATACATTTCTTCCTCTCTATGAGGAGATTATGGAAAGGCAAGAACAACGATCGAGAATGAACAGAGAGAATGCAGTGAAAGCTACTCAAGCTATGATCAAACCGTTTTCTTTCATGGAACGAGAAAAGATGAAGGAAATGGAAAAG CAAAAAACCAAGAGAATGGaacaaaagaaagaaaaaaataaattgaaaacgaTGGTCCAATTTGTTGCCAGACCAGTTCCAGCATCTGTGCATGACCCTAGTGTTGCTGAGAAAATGAAGGAAGAACAACTTTACAGAAAAATCAAAGTAAAATTAAG GTCAGAAGATCTTATGCAATCATCGTCCCTTCCACCAAGAATGCATTCTCATGAATTAATGTACGCGCAACGTAGAAAACAAAGGCACAAAGACATCAAAAAAGCTACAAAACTCTCTTTCAGACCTGAAACTCATGATATGCCAGATTTCGAG GCATTACATAGGAGATATCAGATGGAACAAACAGCTCGAAAgatggaattagaaacaacaatGACTGATCCATTTCAACTTCGTACTGAAGCACTTCGGAAAAAGAAAGTTGCTATGCTGGAAGCCAACAGGAAATTGACTGAAGATGAAGAAAATTATAGGAATTCAATGAAATCACTGAAAACCAAGAAATACTCGTATCCATCAG acaGCATTCCCGCTAGAATGACTGAATCTGCTCGGCTTAGAATTGAAGAAACTAAAAAAGCAATTGCGAAAGCTGAAGAAGAATTGTTGGAACTGAAATTAAAAGAAAGAGCAAGAaaagaaagaagaaaaataaTGGCTCAAGAG GTTGCCACAAGAGCAATGACTTCAGACAAAGATTTAACAGAATCAACTGAATATAGAAAAGAAAAGTTGAAACAATATAA GCTTCAACAAAAAGCGAGAAATGCTGAATATCAAAAGGAACTGAAAGATATAAATGAAAGAGTAAAGCAAAGACCTCTGTTATTTGAGCAACAAGCACAG AATTCGGCCCGTTTGAAAGCAGAAAAAAGGTATAaagaaattttgagaaattccGGGCTTAATGATGATATGTTCGATGAGAACACTGGACGGAGAAAAATGAATGGGAACACTGATCGTAGTATCGGTGATGAAGATGATTATAGCGATGATGATTTTGAAACTTCGATTGTACGAAG TGGGCCTCCAACTTCATCTCAGCATGATAGTAAAAACTATGATAAAGACAGCGGATCGGAAATTGCGGAATCAATTGAATCTATTGAAGATCATTCAAGGAGTGAAACGTTTGGTAAAAAACATCTGGACTTTGATATATGA